A genomic region of Desulfosarcina ovata subsp. ovata contains the following coding sequences:
- a CDS encoding lytic transglycosylase domain-containing protein, translating into MGLRVAAALIVLTALAPNVHGYCFKKAGARYGISPLLLKAISDVESNGDIHAVNYNAASGTVDIGHMQINSFWKKHLGAHYATLFDACYCTMVGAWILKQCIARYGYDWDAVACYHTGCGVADAKSRAKRKRGLAYIRKVKKRLAAAKQP; encoded by the coding sequence ATGGGCCTTAGGGTTGCTGCCGCACTGATCGTATTGACCGCTCTCGCCCCGAATGTGCACGGCTATTGTTTTAAAAAAGCCGGCGCTCGCTATGGCATATCGCCCCTTTTGCTGAAAGCGATCTCGGACGTGGAAAGCAACGGCGACATTCATGCGGTAAATTATAATGCCGCCTCCGGCACGGTGGATATCGGCCACATGCAGATCAACAGCTTCTGGAAGAAACACCTGGGCGCCCATTATGCGACGTTGTTCGACGCCTGCTACTGCACCATGGTCGGCGCCTGGATTTTAAAGCAATGCATCGCCCGATACGGCTACGATTGGGATGCCGTGGCCTGCTACCATACCGGTTGCGGGGTTGCGGATGCCAAGAGTCGCGCAAAACGCAAACGTGGATTGGCCTATATCCGGAAAGTGAAAAAGAGACTCGCCGCGGCAAAGCAGCCATAG
- a CDS encoding type IV secretory system conjugative DNA transfer family protein — translation MALGRKRKTHTLIGKGIVLGDPRNRIRNIWLKDAERKGHLFCFGTTRIGKTKLAESMICQDIEKGYSVMLVDPKGDIALFSKIAQAAFAAGRQEELCLITPVYPDSSASIDPLAYYYMPEEIVSHVVSGIKAKEEFFVNVAYETTLVIVLSLIIFQRIGRSNAARINFDEIKKRCSYSGLEKLKESLSDVTGNDADEVRAALLQLLESPADYFAKISSSLRTVLTSLSTGSVGRIIGKANANRFIKRLEEGKRVILVIQTGSLLTRRTSHIVARVMISMLQSFAGRRFASGKTVDPLLSLYLDEFSNIAYFDIADLFNKAGGAGIWIHAFSQSVADLDAEIGRDHARKILDNTNTKVFMRVNDPQTARYISEYSGTVKRFSPILQLGGGIMIRETEEQAVLTEDAMNLGLQDFFMFGLSGAYKGKTVAVKPPVLEVIYPDIKTAAN, via the coding sequence ATGGCATTGGGCAGAAAACGCAAGACGCACACCCTGATCGGCAAGGGCATTGTCCTGGGCGATCCCAGAAACCGCATCCGGAACATCTGGCTCAAGGACGCCGAGCGCAAAGGGCATCTGTTCTGCTTCGGGACCACGCGCATCGGAAAGACCAAACTGGCGGAATCCATGATCTGCCAGGACATTGAAAAAGGGTACAGCGTCATGTTGGTGGATCCGAAGGGCGATATCGCCCTGTTTTCCAAAATTGCGCAGGCCGCATTCGCCGCCGGCCGGCAGGAGGAGCTGTGCCTGATCACCCCCGTCTATCCGGACAGCTCGGCCAGCATCGATCCGCTGGCCTACTACTATATGCCCGAAGAGATCGTCTCCCATGTGGTATCCGGGATCAAGGCCAAGGAGGAGTTCTTCGTCAACGTGGCCTACGAAACCACCCTGGTCATCGTGCTCTCTTTGATCATATTCCAGCGCATCGGCCGCTCCAATGCGGCCCGCATCAATTTTGACGAGATTAAAAAGCGATGCTCCTATTCCGGGCTTGAAAAACTCAAGGAAAGCCTCAGCGATGTGACCGGCAACGACGCCGATGAGGTTCGGGCGGCCCTCTTACAGCTGCTCGAATCCCCGGCCGACTATTTTGCCAAGATATCCTCATCCCTCAGAACGGTGCTGACCTCCCTTTCCACGGGGAGCGTCGGCCGGATCATCGGCAAGGCCAACGCCAACCGGTTCATTAAACGACTTGAAGAGGGAAAAAGGGTCATACTGGTCATTCAGACGGGGAGTCTGCTCACCCGCCGGACCAGCCATATCGTGGCCCGGGTGATGATATCCATGCTGCAAAGTTTTGCGGGCCGCAGATTCGCATCGGGAAAAACCGTCGATCCGCTCCTGTCCCTCTATCTCGATGAATTCTCCAACATCGCCTATTTCGACATCGCCGACCTGTTTAACAAAGCCGGCGGCGCCGGCATCTGGATCCACGCCTTTTCCCAATCCGTTGCCGACCTGGATGCCGAGATCGGCCGGGATCACGCCAGGAAAATCCTGGACAACACCAACACCAAAGTCTTCATGCGGGTCAACGACCCCCAGACGGCCCGTTATATCTCCGAGTACTCCGGCACGGTGAAAAGGTTCAGCCCGATTCTGCAGCTGGGCGGCGGCATCATGATCCGGGAAACCGAAGAGCAGGCCGTGCTGACCGAAGACGCCATGAACCTCGGACTGCAGGACTTTTTCATGTTCGGCCTTTCCGGCGCCTACAAAGGAAAAACCGTTGCCGTCAAACCGCCCGTGCTGGAGGTGATCTATCCGGATATCAAAACCGCCGCCAACTAG
- a CDS encoding HD domain-containing protein: MGFLATLSFWDKIWMALGLAGLLLLLIRFHFKLARKEKDALIRIDRFMDTRMTGQSDNHPCAMDHDSQCLKWKHPDIGMFYKGYVEPYTQLLRRIDALDTVVDLLALLDAEGHCPSIAGRGHQHGPADKPADLEASRWQSVRHNAYAILHENVSLREHSLNVASMVVEQRKKGGRDFQMELGRLLIVSLGHDIGKIPGKSKGHAAKDHCMASRDVLDGMLPADYPSRDEILAAVRDHHFSSASGGALLNHLKTADHKARQMELKKYGCEATIAPSFFKTAASHPTKPDRASQKPRYASVDLSWLELSQLLQLVAARINVVEKGKYEAFSHAGMVYVYPRLLAQCACHLAMQAGRMEVVAHMATEEKMEALMYAIRKALEEHVPDKLIGAGYIGRKFQIASGNGDCMNPGFYLPLKISAFTPASPSEIEKRKQGVSLLQSIQSVSIYYPDS; encoded by the coding sequence ATGGGCTTTTTGGCAACTCTTTCCTTTTGGGACAAAATATGGATGGCTCTGGGGCTGGCCGGTCTATTGCTGCTGTTGATCCGGTTTCATTTCAAACTTGCCAGAAAGGAGAAGGATGCACTCATACGCATCGATCGGTTTATGGACACCCGCATGACGGGCCAATCGGACAACCATCCGTGCGCCATGGATCATGATTCCCAGTGCTTGAAATGGAAGCATCCCGACATCGGGATGTTTTACAAGGGATATGTCGAGCCGTACACACAATTGCTCCGGCGGATCGATGCGCTTGATACGGTCGTCGACCTTCTCGCCTTGCTGGACGCTGAAGGCCATTGCCCTTCCATCGCCGGACGCGGCCATCAACACGGCCCGGCCGACAAACCAGCCGATCTGGAAGCGTCACGGTGGCAATCCGTCCGGCATAATGCCTATGCCATCCTGCACGAAAATGTGTCCCTTCGCGAACACAGCCTCAATGTGGCCTCGATGGTCGTTGAACAGCGAAAAAAAGGGGGCAGGGATTTCCAGATGGAGCTGGGGCGTCTTCTCATCGTCTCGTTGGGGCATGATATCGGCAAGATTCCCGGAAAATCGAAAGGCCATGCGGCCAAGGACCACTGCATGGCTTCCCGGGATGTCCTCGACGGGATGTTGCCGGCCGACTACCCGTCCCGGGACGAAATTCTGGCAGCTGTGCGGGACCATCATTTTTCTTCCGCATCGGGCGGCGCTTTGCTGAACCATCTGAAAACGGCGGATCATAAAGCCAGACAAATGGAGCTGAAAAAATACGGCTGCGAGGCAACCATCGCTCCGTCGTTCTTTAAAACCGCAGCGAGTCATCCAACAAAACCCGATCGGGCCTCTCAAAAACCCCGCTACGCTTCCGTCGATCTTTCCTGGCTTGAGCTTTCGCAGCTACTGCAGCTTGTAGCCGCCAGAATCAATGTGGTGGAAAAGGGAAAATATGAGGCCTTCTCGCATGCCGGCATGGTTTATGTCTATCCGCGTCTACTGGCGCAGTGCGCCTGCCATCTGGCCATGCAGGCCGGCCGTATGGAGGTCGTCGCCCACATGGCCACGGAAGAGAAGATGGAAGCCTTGATGTACGCCATTCGAAAGGCCCTGGAGGAACACGTTCCGGACAAACTGATCGGAGCCGGGTACATCGGACGGAAATTTCAGATTGCATCCGGAAACGGCGACTGCATGAACCCCGGTTTTTACCTGCCGTTGAAAATTTCGGCATTTACACCGGCGAGTCCCTCGGAAATCGAAAAACGCAAACAAGGTGTTTCCCTGCTTCAATCCATCCAGAGTGTATCCATTTATTATCCCGATTCCTGA
- the traN gene encoding conjugal transfer protein TraN — MNRKPIMILLSIGIASAVLISAAFGDGLLPVLGCFHDYNGNGALDSGEFGQCVTTPQGDLCMLDNIPCTETVTAAVCPGESVLNAVSDQCEHPVRYRCAGSGAIYHTLAECSGDCSSNANCAVYCPGNLTIRNNVCSADPACTYGAYNQDTDTCIEETCPYGNAFACKQFNGETFCSEMSCAISWDIITNLGSAQGEDDIQDNGPVSDENSCMGQIYIFTGKDRRCRTWGATIAFDDCCRSEDYLFGLAQCKEKEITLARLKGDGLCHYVGQYCSKEISLGFTDICVEESKSYCCFNSKLARIVQEQGRAQLSTFNGWGRASRPDCRGLTPEEFQVLDFSQIDLSEWHGDIETKSQTEIQENLQQGVTDFYDRIGN, encoded by the coding sequence ATGAATCGCAAACCCATCATGATTCTGCTGTCCATCGGAATTGCATCGGCCGTCCTGATATCCGCCGCGTTTGGTGACGGACTATTGCCCGTCTTGGGATGCTTTCATGACTACAACGGTAACGGCGCCCTCGATTCCGGAGAATTCGGGCAATGCGTGACAACCCCCCAGGGCGATCTTTGCATGCTGGACAACATCCCGTGCACGGAAACGGTGACCGCCGCGGTCTGCCCGGGGGAAAGTGTGCTGAACGCCGTGTCCGACCAATGCGAGCATCCGGTCCGGTATCGGTGCGCCGGGTCCGGCGCCATCTATCATACCCTTGCCGAATGCAGCGGCGATTGTTCCTCAAACGCTAATTGCGCGGTCTATTGCCCCGGAAACCTGACCATCCGGAACAACGTCTGCAGCGCCGATCCGGCGTGCACGTACGGCGCCTACAACCAAGACACCGATACCTGTATCGAAGAAACCTGCCCGTACGGCAACGCGTTTGCGTGTAAGCAGTTCAATGGAGAAACGTTCTGCAGTGAAATGTCATGCGCGATTTCATGGGATATCATCACCAATCTGGGTTCGGCCCAGGGTGAAGACGACATTCAGGACAACGGCCCCGTCAGCGACGAAAACAGTTGTATGGGGCAGATCTATATTTTCACCGGCAAGGATCGAAGATGCCGGACTTGGGGTGCCACCATCGCATTCGACGATTGCTGCCGGAGTGAGGATTACCTGTTCGGCCTGGCGCAGTGCAAGGAAAAGGAAATAACCCTTGCCCGGCTGAAAGGCGATGGCCTGTGCCATTATGTGGGGCAATACTGCTCAAAAGAGATCAGCCTGGGGTTTACCGACATTTGTGTGGAAGAATCCAAATCGTACTGCTGTTTCAACAGCAAGCTGGCCAGAATCGTCCAGGAGCAGGGGCGGGCGCAGCTGTCAACCTTTAATGGCTGGGGAAGAGCGTCCAGACCCGACTGCAGGGGGCTCACCCCCGAAGAGTTCCAGGTGCTGGATTTTTCTCAAATCGATCTGTCCGAATGGCACGGCGATATCGAAACCAAATCCCAGACAGAAATCCAAGAGAACCTGCAGCAGGGCGTTACGGATTTCTATGACAGGATCGGCAATTGA
- a CDS encoding TraU family protein: MNPISDVCWECIFPIKIAGMSIGTGMTSGLADPPDAASTPICVCPFPPPVFQRVGISLSFWEPARLIETVKDPFCFPSIGQSIYGETGTAGLLSGANDEEGGNQESANTFAQAHYMIFPAWSIMELLTDLTCVEKGGFDIAYMTEFDPLWNDDELAFFIQPEALLFANTVAQFSCVADSVSSNMGLPQPALFWCIGSYGSVYPLAGLINQSNYIQSQAALAARMIYKLARQGLILDPGVYICAAVPTPIWVKWNYRLQLAKPVRASGCMPIGRTGLLWSTMKNPPFVPGGDNFLFVNFRKRVCCAY, encoded by the coding sequence ATGAACCCGATCTCCGATGTGTGCTGGGAATGTATTTTCCCCATCAAGATTGCCGGGATGTCCATTGGAACGGGGATGACCAGCGGATTGGCCGATCCGCCGGATGCGGCGTCGACGCCCATATGCGTCTGCCCCTTTCCGCCGCCGGTTTTCCAAAGGGTCGGGATCTCCCTTTCCTTCTGGGAACCGGCCCGGCTGATCGAGACGGTCAAGGACCCGTTCTGTTTCCCATCCATCGGCCAGAGCATCTACGGTGAGACGGGCACTGCCGGCTTGCTCTCCGGGGCTAACGACGAAGAGGGCGGTAACCAGGAGTCGGCCAATACCTTTGCCCAGGCCCACTACATGATATTTCCCGCATGGTCCATCATGGAGCTTCTCACCGATTTGACCTGCGTGGAAAAGGGCGGGTTCGACATCGCCTATATGACCGAGTTCGATCCGTTATGGAACGACGATGAACTGGCGTTTTTCATCCAGCCCGAAGCCTTGCTGTTCGCCAATACCGTGGCCCAGTTCTCATGCGTGGCCGACAGTGTCAGCAGCAATATGGGATTGCCGCAACCGGCGCTGTTCTGGTGTATCGGATCCTATGGATCGGTTTATCCCCTGGCCGGCCTGATCAATCAATCCAACTATATTCAGTCCCAGGCCGCACTGGCCGCCCGGATGATCTACAAACTGGCCAGACAGGGGCTTATACTCGATCCCGGCGTCTACATTTGCGCGGCGGTCCCCACCCCGATCTGGGTAAAATGGAACTACCGCCTGCAATTGGCCAAGCCGGTCAGGGCTTCCGGATGCATGCCCATCGGCCGGACCGGGCTTTTGTGGAGCACCATGAAAAATCCGCCTTTTGTGCCCGGCGGCGATAATTTCTTGTTTGTCAACTTCAGAAAGCGGGTGTGTTGTGCATATTAA